The nucleotide sequence GCCTCTTTCTTTTTCTCTTCAACCTCAATTTTGTCGTCCACGGCCTTGAGGATCTGGGCGATTTTTTGCTGAATGGGGAGTGGGGGGAGGGGGATAGAAAAATTAGCAAGTCGGCTTCGAGATAAATTAGGAATCGTCGTTTTATTTTCAA is from Thermosulfurimonas sp. F29 and encodes:
- a CDS encoding restriction endonuclease subunit S gives rise to the protein ENKTTIPNLSRSRLANFSIPLPPLPIQQKIAQILKAVDDKIEVEEKKKEALQAFFKTMLHHLMTGKIRVKIKSKNFNSE